A part of Bacteroidia bacterium genomic DNA contains:
- a CDS encoding histidine kinase, producing MTKKGWAWYLTLGIFYLGLATLIFSFYSRSLQVRTFHSDEETEAVFEGNDWVTWKDTPKGVVVTNVHPLPLYKPIDKDRLRIGDRLLSMDYTTITQAEVVDNITKSSRPGYIFIARVERTDPTNLSVETREPLIRNGFRLTFSFNQFAAYWHIISWVVGIGAFVSLVMLVILLPIIRGSIRDYLPLLGIVITALLFFMLQLLHHVYLIVESDLVSTGFEKVFILIYCLLLFMYGGYYFYFKSESKNILFVLPSVLAGGYLLYNFYDIIFVSGELKYFHDIIENYSALYFLMHVLTGVVLYLEDNWKVRAMRRLVGLMVIAGVSLLGIWYYFLPHPSAVINKEHIFFLLNLLLFFPLINATFLQLQFGKVSLVVTQTLQYMVAFLVSVILYLLVIQLFDYTQPNIQYRRLLEFVTFVILVVVLRLIYVSNENRLSKYFVSSQQEKLSRFKSFIARIPQYTSSRILRKDLVEQLTEFFNAEVVHLWWKGDAPDSSAEQAHHEKQESIYGQLTRQLTVWSKTKEISPFRLTNDLEKYVLNSPYTLISPITVDKDDYALLLLGKKKRGVYNLSDLELISQLIQQTQLTLNVLQLITREKELIQQTYEANLTALRSQINPHFLFNTLNSITYLVHESPDLAEEAVEKLAFIFRYTLRMSSQNFVSVSSEMSLISTYLDLEKIRFGERLDIHIEIDPAVKDIQIPAFILSTLVENCVKHGISKIMGKGLISIEAFKEEGFMVCEVIDNGPGIDLSRIHKSTGLSNSIARLENIYEIKNLLYFENTGNGTLVRLKIPLVDTPQIS from the coding sequence ATGACAAAAAAAGGCTGGGCATGGTATCTCACGTTAGGTATTTTTTACCTTGGACTTGCCACCCTGATTTTTTCATTCTACTCCCGAAGTCTACAGGTTCGAACCTTTCATTCAGATGAAGAAACAGAAGCTGTATTTGAGGGCAATGATTGGGTAACCTGGAAAGATACCCCCAAGGGTGTCGTTGTCACAAATGTTCACCCTTTGCCGCTTTACAAACCGATAGATAAAGACCGATTGCGTATAGGCGACAGGTTGTTGAGTATGGACTACACAACAATCACACAGGCTGAAGTCGTGGACAATATTACAAAGTCGTCTCGTCCGGGTTATATTTTTATTGCAAGGGTTGAACGCACCGACCCAACCAACCTTTCGGTTGAAACCCGCGAGCCGCTGATCAGAAATGGGTTTCGCCTGACTTTCAGCTTCAATCAGTTTGCCGCATACTGGCATATCATCAGCTGGGTAGTAGGGATAGGCGCGTTTGTCTCTCTGGTGATGCTCGTAATCTTGTTGCCCATTATTCGTGGTAGTATTCGCGATTATCTTCCTTTGCTGGGAATTGTCATTACGGCATTGCTTTTCTTCATGCTCCAACTGCTACATCATGTTTATCTGATTGTAGAGAGCGACCTGGTTTCTACCGGATTTGAAAAGGTGTTTATCCTGATTTACTGCCTGCTTCTCTTTATGTATGGCGGATACTATTTCTATTTTAAATCAGAAAGCAAAAATATCCTGTTTGTGCTCCCTTCGGTGCTTGCCGGGGGCTATCTTCTGTACAATTTTTACGATATTATTTTTGTCTCCGGGGAGCTCAAATACTTTCATGATATCATAGAAAACTATTCTGCATTGTATTTTCTTATGCATGTACTCACGGGGGTAGTTTTATATTTGGAAGACAATTGGAAGGTGCGGGCTATGCGACGTCTGGTGGGATTGATGGTGATCGCCGGAGTATCTCTATTGGGAATCTGGTATTATTTTTTGCCTCATCCTTCAGCGGTAATTAATAAAGAACATATTTTTTTCCTGTTGAATCTTTTGCTGTTCTTCCCGCTGATTAATGCTACGTTCCTTCAGTTGCAATTTGGAAAAGTCAGCCTTGTAGTTACGCAGACCCTGCAGTATATGGTGGCTTTTTTGGTAAGCGTTATCCTGTATCTGTTGGTAATCCAATTATTTGATTATACCCAGCCCAATATTCAATATCGCAGACTGCTTGAGTTTGTGACCTTTGTGATTTTGGTTGTCGTATTGCGGTTGATTTATGTATCGAATGAAAACCGGCTGAGCAAATATTTTGTGTCCTCTCAGCAGGAAAAGCTCAGTAGATTTAAGTCATTCATTGCCAGAATTCCGCAGTATACTTCCTCCCGGATTCTCAGGAAAGATCTGGTCGAACAACTCACGGAATTTTTTAATGCAGAAGTTGTACACCTCTGGTGGAAAGGTGATGCACCGGACTCTTCGGCAGAGCAGGCACACCACGAAAAGCAGGAAAGCATTTACGGGCAGCTGACCCGGCAGCTGACTGTATGGTCAAAAACTAAAGAAATATCCCCTTTCCGGCTTACCAATGACCTTGAAAAATATGTTCTGAACTCGCCTTACACCTTAATATCACCGATTACCGTTGATAAGGATGATTATGCCCTGCTGTTGCTGGGCAAGAAAAAGCGGGGCGTATATAACCTTTCAGATCTTGAACTGATCTCGCAGCTAATTCAGCAAACCCAGCTTACCCTCAATGTGCTACAACTTATCACAAGAGAAAAGGAGCTGATCCAGCAAACGTATGAAGCAAACCTGACCGCTCTTCGGTCCCAGATAAATCCACACTTCCTTTTTAATACGCTTAACTCAATTACCTATCTGGTACATGAATCTCCTGACCTCGCTGAAGAGGCGGTTGAAAAGCTGGCATTTATCTTCCGCTATACACTTCGTATGTCCAGCCAGAACTTTGTATCTGTCTCCAGTGAAATGAGTCTGATCTCGACTTATCTGGATCTTGAAAAAATTCGCTTTGGCGAACGATTGGATATTCACATTGAAATTGATCCGGCCGTAAAAGATATTCAAATCCCGGCATTTATCCTCTCAACCCTGGTTGAAAACTGTGTAAAACATGGTATATCCAAAATCATGGGAAAAGGACTTATTTCTATCGAAGCTTTCAAAGAGGAGGGATTTATGGTCTGTGAAGTCATTGACAATGGCCCGGGAATCGATTTAAGCCGTATTCATAAGAGTACCGGTCTGAGTAATAGTATTGCACGACTTGAAAATATTTACGAAATCAAAAATCTTTTGTATTTTGAAAACACGGGAAATGGTACACTTGTGCGATTGAAAATCCCTCTGGTAGATACGCCTCAGATCAGTTAG
- a CDS encoding LytTR family DNA-binding domain-containing protein: MSKFRVLIADDELPARNKMKRLLKKFENVELIHEAENGFDALEHIHSLKPDLIFLDIEMPGMNGLEVAENIDLEEPPSVIFATAYSEHAIKAFELNAQDYLLKPFSEERLKAAIDKVSDNRPSTVLDKDKIAEILKSEMAEDIKSPFSDKVPIPTRDRYKLVDYSEVLCIEVEERSVRLFTKDKSYLLNHTLDTFERKLPLDQFFRVNRSCIIGLKHVKEIVIWFGNRFKIVLTNDKEVISSREKSKILKQVLKF; encoded by the coding sequence ATGTCGAAATTTCGCGTACTTATTGCTGATGATGAACTGCCCGCAAGAAATAAGATGAAGCGGCTGCTGAAAAAATTTGAAAATGTGGAGCTGATACACGAAGCGGAAAATGGATTTGATGCGCTTGAACATATTCACTCCCTGAAACCTGATCTTATTTTCCTCGACATTGAGATGCCCGGGATGAATGGGCTGGAAGTCGCCGAAAATATTGATCTCGAAGAACCGCCATCAGTTATATTTGCTACGGCATACAGCGAGCACGCTATTAAGGCTTTTGAGCTCAATGCTCAGGACTACCTCCTCAAACCTTTTAGTGAAGAACGGCTAAAAGCTGCTATTGATAAGGTTTCCGATAACAGACCTTCCACTGTACTTGACAAAGATAAAATTGCTGAAATCCTGAAGTCTGAAATGGCTGAGGATATCAAATCGCCATTCTCTGATAAAGTTCCCATTCCTACCCGGGACAGATATAAACTGGTAGATTACAGTGAAGTACTATGTATAGAAGTAGAAGAGAGAAGTGTACGGCTATTTACCAAAGACAAATCTTATCTGCTCAACCATACCCTCGATACATTTGAACGTAAACTTCCCCTTGACCAGTTTTTTAGAGTAAACCGTTCTTGTATTATCGGGCTCAAACATGTAAAAGAGATTGTCATTTGGTTTGGCAATCGCTTTAAGATTGTGCTCACCAATGATAAAGAGGTAATCAGCAGCCGGGAGAAATCCAAAATCCTGAAACAGGTTCTTAAATTCTAG
- the rsmI gene encoding 16S rRNA (cytidine(1402)-2'-O)-methyltransferase — translation MSRITLVPTPVGNLEDITFRAIRILQEATLIAAEDTRTSGILLKHYNINTALTALHQHNEHHRVPDIIARLLKEEVHLAVVSDAGTPGISDPGFLLVRAAIQAGIPVETLPGPTAFVPALVNSGLPCDRFVFEGFLPIKKGRQTRMNELADESRTMIFYESPHRLIKTLQNFIATFGPDRPACVCREISKIHEESMRGTLEEVSAGFADRNIKGEIVILVGGK, via the coding sequence ATGTCCAGAATTACCCTTGTTCCTACCCCTGTCGGTAACCTTGAAGATATTACCTTCCGGGCCATCCGTATCCTTCAGGAAGCAACGTTGATCGCCGCTGAAGATACCAGGACCTCGGGAATTCTGCTGAAACACTACAATATCAATACGGCGCTGACTGCCCTCCACCAGCATAATGAACATCACCGCGTACCAGACATCATCGCCAGGTTGCTCAAAGAAGAAGTACACCTGGCAGTCGTTTCCGATGCGGGTACACCCGGGATCTCTGATCCCGGGTTTCTGCTGGTAAGAGCTGCGATACAGGCGGGAATCCCCGTAGAGACGCTTCCCGGCCCTACTGCCTTTGTCCCTGCCCTGGTGAATAGCGGCCTTCCCTGCGACCGGTTTGTATTTGAAGGGTTTCTTCCTATAAAAAAAGGAAGACAGACACGGATGAACGAATTGGCGGATGAAAGCCGGACAATGATTTTCTATGAATCTCCACACCGTTTGATCAAAACTTTGCAGAATTTTATTGCTACCTTTGGCCCCGACCGGCCTGCCTGTGTCTGTCGGGAAATTTCAAAAATTCATGAAGAGTCCATGAGGGGTACATTGGAGGAAGTTTCGGCAGGATTTGCAGACCGGAATATTAAAGGCGAAATTGTTATTTTGGTAGGAGGTAAATAA
- a CDS encoding inositol monophosphatase family protein, whose protein sequence is MDQLDIPQTDAALQELLKKTGKFIVEEFHHFSFDKVEYKGKNDPFTYVDVTAEKILKEGCIALLPGSGFVNEETPDEPSENGYTWIIDPVDGTSNFTHGVPYFCISLALQKDEDVILGYVYEPLYNNMFRAEKGKGAWLNDKKIKVSDKEKLPTALIATGFPYENFPWRNLYLDIVREVMDSAHGIRRMGSAALDLAYVASGRFEGFFELNLKPWDVAAGALLVTEAGGEVSDFSGGKAYLYGQQIVATNGHIHSRMIEIIKSKYQFFPAG, encoded by the coding sequence ATGGATCAACTGGATATTCCGCAGACAGATGCAGCTTTGCAGGAGCTGCTCAAAAAAACCGGCAAATTTATTGTCGAAGAATTTCACCACTTTTCCTTTGACAAGGTAGAGTATAAGGGCAAAAATGATCCCTTTACCTACGTGGACGTTACCGCAGAGAAAATCCTGAAAGAAGGTTGCATCGCCCTCCTGCCCGGCTCCGGATTTGTAAATGAGGAAACCCCGGATGAACCCTCCGAAAATGGTTATACATGGATCATAGATCCTGTCGACGGGACGTCAAATTTTACACATGGCGTGCCTTATTTTTGTATCAGCCTGGCTTTACAAAAAGATGAAGATGTCATTCTCGGCTATGTCTATGAGCCTCTATACAACAATATGTTTCGCGCTGAAAAAGGAAAAGGCGCATGGCTGAATGATAAAAAAATCAAAGTAAGCGATAAAGAAAAACTTCCTACTGCCCTGATTGCTACCGGATTTCCCTATGAAAATTTTCCATGGAGAAATCTTTACCTCGATATAGTAAGGGAAGTAATGGATAGTGCTCACGGTATCCGTAGAATGGGTAGCGCAGCATTGGATCTGGCTTATGTTGCATCAGGCCGGTTTGAAGGGTTTTTTGAATTAAACCTGAAGCCCTGGGATGTAGCAGCAGGCGCTCTGCTCGTAACCGAAGCCGGAGGTGAAGTGTCCGATTTTTCCGGAGGAAAAGCGTATCTTTACGGTCAGCAAATTGTTGCAACTAATGGGCATATTCATTCTCGAATGATCGAAATTATAAAATCAAAGTATCAGTTTTTTCCTGCAGGTTGA
- the secA gene encoding preprotein translocase subunit SecA: MFNLLKNIFPSKKDRDVKLMAPLVARINDAYGKLRNISDDALRNKTLEFKQRISAHTLEMRNLIEETRELAAKETSIDQKDRLFKEVDELKKSLYLQLDDAMEELMPEAFAVVKETARRLTENGELRVTATDYDRELAATREHIIIDGDTAIWKGSWLAADARIDWNMVHYDVQLMGGSVLHQGKIAEMATGEGKTLVATLPVYLNALTGMGVHLVTVNNYLARRDAEWNAPLFQFHGLTVDCIDLHEPNSDARRKAYRADITYGTNNEFGFDYLRDNMTTHPEFLVQGNHFYAIIDEVDSVLVDEARTPLIISGPVPRGDKQEYNDLKPRIERVVKKQRALVNQYLADAKKKIEAGNENDEGGLALFRAYRGLPKSGALIKFLSEPGMRGVLAKTEGFYMQDNSKNMFIADDPLYFTIDEKNNQIEMTDNGRDLIANAGEDPDLFILPDITARFSEIEGNYEMSDDEKLKLKDEIARDYAEKSERLHAINQLLKAYTLFEKDVEYIVQDGKVMIVDEQTGRVLPGRRYSDGLHQAIEAKENVKVEAATQTFATVTLQNYFRMYHKLAGMTGTAETEESEFYEIYKLDVVVIPTNVPIARDDREDLVFKTKREKYNAVITEIETLREKGQPVLVGTTSVEVSELLSRMLQRNKIPHNVLNAKQHQREAEIVAAAGQPGTVTIATNMAGRGTDIKLGKGVKEAGGLAIIGTERHESRRIDRQLRGRAGRQGDPGVSQFYVSLEDELMRLFGSDRISKVMDRLGHKEGDVIQHKMISRSISNAQRKVEENNFAMRKRLLEYDDVMNSQREVIYRRRRNALYGDRIKIDLDNMLFDFCSSLVSVHFDMTDAEGLRLDSIRYLSVDPEISERELNDLDEKRIATLIFKRAQEYYNRKTRLLADALYQGIGRIKKDKPQVERILIPFSDGSRRLQIIVDVNQALESKGQAVVDELEKVATLAIIDDKWKVHLREMDELRQSVQNAVFEQKDPLLVYKFESFELFQQVLNDINRQVLSLLFKADIQVEGSQQATQTPDNRRRDDFSNMKARHDDAEQERQRRMEAERKVMAAAGGDEPQRKLSRTERRAQERSSAKKKGR; encoded by the coding sequence ATGTTCAACCTTCTCAAGAATATTTTCCCCTCGAAAAAGGATCGCGATGTGAAGCTGATGGCGCCGCTGGTTGCCAGGATCAACGACGCGTATGGTAAGCTCCGGAATATCTCTGATGATGCGCTCCGGAATAAAACCCTGGAGTTTAAGCAAAGAATCAGCGCTCATACACTGGAGATGCGCAATCTTATAGAAGAAACTCGCGAACTGGCCGCCAAAGAAACCAGTATCGATCAAAAAGACCGGCTGTTTAAAGAAGTCGACGAATTGAAAAAGAGTCTCTACCTGCAGTTGGATGATGCAATGGAAGAGCTCATGCCGGAAGCTTTTGCCGTTGTAAAAGAAACTGCCCGACGACTTACCGAAAACGGAGAACTGCGGGTAACAGCTACGGATTATGACAGAGAACTCGCTGCAACCCGTGAACATATTATTATTGATGGAGATACCGCTATCTGGAAAGGCTCCTGGCTCGCTGCAGATGCAAGGATAGACTGGAACATGGTCCACTATGATGTGCAGCTGATGGGTGGCTCCGTACTTCATCAGGGTAAAATTGCGGAGATGGCAACCGGTGAAGGTAAAACGCTTGTAGCTACACTGCCCGTATATCTTAATGCGCTGACGGGGATGGGAGTACATCTGGTTACCGTCAACAATTATCTCGCACGACGCGATGCCGAATGGAATGCTCCGTTGTTCCAGTTTCACGGGCTGACCGTAGATTGTATTGACCTTCACGAACCCAACTCCGATGCCAGGAGAAAAGCTTATCGCGCAGATATTACTTATGGAACCAATAATGAGTTTGGTTTTGACTATCTCCGGGACAATATGACTACACATCCTGAATTTTTGGTTCAGGGAAATCACTTCTATGCAATTATCGATGAGGTTGACTCCGTATTGGTCGATGAAGCCCGTACACCGTTGATTATTTCGGGGCCTGTACCTCGTGGCGACAAACAGGAATATAACGACCTGAAACCTCGTATTGAAAGAGTAGTAAAAAAACAGCGTGCTCTGGTCAATCAATACCTCGCCGATGCAAAAAAGAAAATCGAAGCCGGTAATGAAAATGATGAGGGTGGACTGGCGTTATTCCGCGCATATCGCGGCCTCCCTAAAAGTGGCGCATTGATCAAGTTTTTGAGCGAACCAGGCATGCGTGGTGTTCTCGCTAAAACCGAAGGGTTTTATATGCAGGACAACTCTAAAAATATGTTCATCGCAGATGACCCACTTTACTTTACGATTGATGAGAAAAATAATCAGATTGAAATGACCGACAATGGTCGCGATCTGATTGCCAATGCTGGTGAAGATCCTGATCTGTTTATTCTTCCCGATATCACTGCCAGGTTCTCCGAAATTGAGGGTAACTATGAGATGTCGGATGATGAAAAACTTAAACTGAAAGATGAAATTGCTCGCGACTATGCCGAAAAATCGGAGCGTCTCCATGCGATCAACCAGTTGTTGAAAGCCTATACACTGTTTGAAAAGGATGTGGAATACATCGTCCAGGATGGTAAGGTAATGATCGTAGATGAGCAAACAGGGCGTGTACTCCCAGGACGACGGTATTCAGATGGCCTTCACCAGGCAATTGAGGCAAAAGAAAATGTAAAGGTCGAAGCCGCTACACAGACTTTTGCTACAGTTACCCTTCAAAACTATTTCCGTATGTACCACAAACTCGCGGGGATGACGGGTACGGCGGAGACGGAGGAATCAGAATTCTATGAAATCTATAAGCTGGATGTGGTCGTGATTCCTACTAATGTTCCGATTGCACGTGACGACCGGGAAGATCTTGTATTCAAAACCAAACGCGAAAAGTATAACGCGGTTATTACCGAAATAGAAACCTTGCGCGAAAAAGGCCAGCCTGTTCTCGTTGGTACCACTTCTGTAGAAGTCTCCGAATTGCTGAGCCGCATGTTGCAGCGCAACAAAATACCGCATAACGTACTCAACGCCAAACAACACCAGCGGGAAGCTGAAATTGTAGCTGCTGCCGGTCAACCGGGAACAGTTACCATTGCTACCAACATGGCAGGACGTGGTACTGATATAAAACTCGGTAAAGGTGTAAAAGAAGCCGGCGGGCTTGCAATCATCGGTACCGAAAGACATGAATCCCGCCGTATTGACCGTCAGTTGCGTGGGCGCGCAGGGCGTCAGGGAGACCCGGGTGTTTCTCAGTTTTATGTGTCACTGGAAGACGAACTGATGCGTCTGTTTGGCTCTGACCGTATTTCTAAAGTAATGGATCGTCTGGGGCATAAGGAGGGCGATGTGATTCAGCACAAGATGATCAGCCGATCCATCTCCAATGCACAAAGAAAGGTTGAGGAAAACAACTTTGCCATGCGTAAGCGGTTGCTGGAGTATGACGATGTCATGAACTCGCAAAGGGAGGTAATTTACCGCCGCAGACGTAATGCGCTTTATGGAGACCGGATAAAGATCGACCTCGACAATATGCTCTTTGACTTTTGCAGCTCTCTGGTATCCGTTCACTTTGACATGACTGATGCCGAAGGCCTTCGGCTCGATAGCATCAGATACTTGTCTGTTGATCCGGAAATTAGTGAAAGAGAACTGAATGACCTGGATGAAAAGCGTATAGCCACGTTGATCTTTAAACGCGCACAGGAGTATTACAATCGTAAGACCCGCCTTCTGGCAGATGCGCTCTATCAGGGCATAGGAAGAATTAAAAAAGACAAACCTCAGGTCGAGCGCATCCTGATCCCATTTTCAGATGGAAGTCGCAGACTTCAAATCATCGTGGATGTAAACCAGGCGCTTGAAAGTAAAGGGCAGGCAGTTGTTGACGAACTTGAGAAAGTCGCTACCCTCGCTATCATTGATGATAAGTGGAAAGTGCACCTGCGGGAAATGGATGAACTGCGCCAATCAGTGCAAAATGCAGTGTTTGAGCAAAAAGATCCTTTGCTCGTCTATAAGTTCGAGTCTTTCGAATTGTTTCAGCAGGTACTAAATGATATCAACCGTCAGGTACTGTCTCTATTGTTTAAGGCCGATATTCAGGTGGAAGGAAGCCAGCAGGCTACCCAAACCCCGGACAATCGCCGGAGGGATGACTTCAGTAATATGAAGGCCCGCCACGATGATGCAGAACAAGAGCGCCAGCGCAGAATGGAAGCAGAACGTAAGGTGATGGCCGCCGCCGGGGGAGATGAACCTCAGCGCAAACTCTCCCGCACCGAACGCCGTGCGCAGGAAAGAAGTTCCGCGAAGAAGAAAGGAAGATAA